One genomic segment of Brassica napus cultivar Da-Ae chromosome A3, Da-Ae, whole genome shotgun sequence includes these proteins:
- the LOC106411661 gene encoding uncharacterized protein LOC106411661, protein MSIAMDKTLMVMSLEEEDVPFDLPDLPELSSIERNYLSLIGRILNPDCQLMPILIVEMPRKWQKVGKCRGVALSKEKFQFLFDNEFDLLDVMDKGVHTFNEWTLVIERWVENPPEDYLQYIPLWVQIRQLPVNYYTAESVDALGDLIGKVDTVAFDPTKVQVQNYVRVKVFFDVSRPLRKQKVVNLPKGGTATILFSYERIQKRCYECQRLNHEREVCPFMLRKRQLEAAERKASGSFMNIVKPLVLKPNDPLFGVLKEEQVGINPITGRQRIAPDVVEGMRQYLLVANIDERRVREERVKKSVAQAEADPIAKKSMLSLEPIPKITNILDKQKGIVFNYEDVCSESSPAVMDYGVQTPKLMASAISAGSMQTGSIMVEPRKSVSALARLGEVPNLYQFSSTVKRDCPFVASSSGTIIGKAGISRRRPTKTK, encoded by the coding sequence ATGTCGATTGCTatggataaaactttgatggtGATGTCTTTGGAGGAAGAGGACGTCCCGTTTGATCTCCCAGATCTTCCTGAGTTAAGTTCGATAGAAAGAAACTATCTGAGTCTAATCGGTCGAATCCTTAATCCTGATTGTCAACTGATGCCTATTTTGATTGTGGAGATGCCTAGGAAGTGGCAGAAAGTTGGTAAATGCAGAGGAGTTGCCCTTTCTAAGGAAAAGTTTCAGTTTCTCTTTGACAACGAGTTTGATCTGCTTGACGTCATGGATAAAGGAGTTCACACCTTCAACGAATGGACCTTGGTAATTGAAAGATGGGTTGAGAACCCTCCTGAAGATTATCTGCAGTATATTCCTCTTTGGGTTCAGATTCGGCAGCTTCCTGTGAACTATTACACTGCTGAATCTGTAGATGCTCTTGGCGATTTGATTGGGAAAGTTGATACAGTTGCCTTCGATCCTACTAAGGTTCAGGTTCAGAATTATGTTAGAGTGAAGGTCTTCTTTGATGTTTCTAGACCCCTGCGTAAACAGAAGGTTGTTAACTTGCCAAAGGGTGGAACTGcaacaattttattttcgtatGAAAGAATCCAGAAGCGGTGCTATGAGTGTCAGAGGTTGAATCATGAGCGTGAAGTGTGTCCGTTTATGTTAAGAAAAAGGCAGTTAGAAGCAGCAGAAAGAAAAGCTTCAGGTTCCTTTATGAACATTGTAAAACCTTTGGTCCTCAAGCCTAATGATCCCTTATTTGGAGTATTAAAGGAGGAGCAAGTAGGTATTAATCCCATCACTGGAAGACAGAGAATAGCACCGGATGTCGTGGAAGGGATGCGTCAATATCTACTGGTTGCTAATATTGATGAAAGAAGAGTGAGAGAAGAAAGAGTCAAAAAGTCTGTGGCACAGGCAGAGGCTGATCCAATAGCAAAGAAATCTATGTTGAGCTTGGAGCCAATTCCTAAAATTACAAACATTTTGGATAAGCAGAAAGGAATAGTGTTTAATTATGAGGACGTTTGTTCGGAGTCATCTCCTGCAGTGATGGATTATGGTGTTCAGACTCCCAAATTGATGGCCTCAGCAATCAGTGCAGGTTCAATGCAAACAGGAAGCATAATGGTAGAACCAAGGAAATCTGTTAGTGCCTTGGCAAGACTTGGGGAGGTACCAAATCTTTATCAGTTTAGTTCTACAGTTAAAAGAGATTGCCCGTTTGTAGCTTCTTCTTCCGGAACTATAATTGGTAAAGCTGGTATTTCGAGGAGAAGGCCTACcaaaactaaatga